From the genome of Xiphophorus hellerii strain 12219 chromosome 11, Xiphophorus_hellerii-4.1, whole genome shotgun sequence, one region includes:
- the il12bb gene encoding interleukin-12 subunit beta, whose protein sequence is MQLLLLLVLSASLCFANSNIHQPIIQTLMDNAVVVKVPHAHGSIVEVPLTCGDSYQDNEVFWKKNGEEMTPALQGNQITVLVKEMKAGNYSCHLSSSGEYLNHTLILVQLDPDNRTVILEEKSPGQGHIHCSAQNYKGSFHCTWKKTHHRSHAAVLLVKAHRNTDEISCVLDADGSGVQCQDVDCPYKEETHPIQFTIYMHSYSRLEAYTMSFYLREIVRPENLPNLHISCGQVFSWDYPDTWEKPRTYFSLHFQVKVVQNGQSCHTEKILLEPKITEETKFEVNIKSKKYVFCVRAQDKFTQGQWSRWTEYPVNKNIMNCQS, encoded by the exons ATGCAGTTGTTGCTCCTGTTGGTTCTAAGTGCCAGCCTTTGCTTTGCCAACTCCAATATCCACCAGCCTATCATCCAGACTCTAATGGACAAtg CTGTGGTGGTAAAAGTGCCACATGCTCATGGCAGCATAGTGGAAGTTCCCCTGACCTGCGGAGACTCTTATCAGGACAATGAAgtgttttggaagaaaaatg GGGAGGAAATGACACCAGCTCTGCAGGGAAACCAGATCACCGTTTTGGTGAAAGAGATGAAAGCAGGAAACTACTCCTGTCACCTCAGCTCTAGTGGAGAATACCTGAACCACACGCTGATCCTGGTCCAGCTGGATCCAGACAACCGGACTGTCATCCTGGAGGAGAAATCCCCCGGACAAG GTCACATCCATTGTTCAGCACAGAATTACAAAGGCTCTTTCCACTGCACCTGGAAGAAAACGCATCACAGATCCCACGCTGCTGTGCTCCTGGTTAAGGCACACCG TAACACGGATGAGATTTCCTGTGTGCTGGATGCTGATGGATCAGGGGTTCAGTGCCAGGATGTCGACTGCCCTTACAAAGAGGAAACACACCCCATCCAGTTCACCATTTACATGCACAGCTACTCTCGTCTGGAGGCCTACACAATGTCATTCTACCTGAGAGAGATTG TAAGGCCAGAAAACCTCCCCAACCTGCACATAAGTTGTGGTCAGGTGTTCAGCTGGGACTACCCGGACACCTGGGAAAAGCCCCGCACCTACTTCAGCCTCCACTTCCAGGTCAAGGTCGTCCAGAACGGACAATCCTGCCACACTGAAAAGATCCTATTG GAGCCTAAAATCACTGAAGAAACCAAGTTTGAAGTCAATATCAAATCCAAGAAGTATGTTTTCTGTGTGAGAGCTCAGGACAAATTTACCCAGGGACAATGGAGCCGCTGGACTGAGTACCC aGTGAACAAAAACATCATGAACTGCCAATCCTAA